Part of the Nicotiana sylvestris chromosome 2, ASM39365v2, whole genome shotgun sequence genome, GGAATTCTATGGAGTACATAAAAGCAGCGACTTTTCAAAATATACACTTTTTAATTATATCTGACTTAAGCTCTTCTACCTTTGCTTTAAATATGCGACTCACTAAATTCGGTCTGTTTTGTACTTTACCAGTTAGTAGTAATAAATCTTTTATCTCTGGCCATAAAGGATTACATGTCACCGTTAGAAAGATATCAGGTTTTCCAAAGTTTTGTACTAATTCAATGGCATCCATATATCGACGTCGCATATCTCTTGGACCTCCAGTAAAGCTAATAGGAAGGAATGTTTTTCTGCCAATATTTAAAGCTTCTCTTTCGCCTAGTCTTAGAAAATCAGTAAGTCCTTCTAAAATGGCAAATTTTTGGCTTTGTTATCTCTGGGGTGCGGTTATTTATAAAATGGTAAATTTGTCCTTGAACTCTAAATGTATAGACACCTTGAGTTGTTTTTGCTAATTCCTTATCGTACTTTACTCCAAGTGAAGTAAATGCGAACATGTTGTTGTATGTTCTAATATAAGTATGGAGATGATTGGATTCATCGTTCACGCCAAAGTAAAGGCTTTTTAACTCAGAAGGTAGGCGTTGTGAAACTAATTTTACTGAACTATTACTACAACAAAAGCTAGGAGTTTCATATTTAAATCTTCTAGCTCCGCAGAATTTACAATTCGGAACCCGTTTTAGAACGGAAGGACAACTGGATAGCTGGTTGATATTCCAGCACCCCACATGTGTTAAGGTGTGTCCTGCAACATTATAAGTAGTTAAGTTTTCATTATATGTTCCTGATGTCAAGCATGTAATATACAGGCAGCACCTCAAAATATGTTAACTATTTGAGGTAGCctaaaatgccgaaagttaatGGAATATTACAGTTCAATTCAACCAACCATTCTGGGAAGGTAGCAGCTTGTCCTGGAATCATCCTTTGAGATTCGGAAGAAGAATGACTTTGATCGGAAGGATTGGCGGAAGAAATTTCAGAAAGACGACACTTTTTCGCAGCATATTCAGTCCGGCATCGCTCTAGAAGTGTTGCCTTTTTATCAGGTGTCATTTTTTTGTATGCGATACGTCGCCTAAGGTTTCTTTCACTATTTTTGGCACAAAGATATGGATGGCATGTCGTGTGATCAATTTGGTCTTGATCCGTCTTTCTTTTGTTAGAAGACATCTGACTTGCACGCATTTCATATAGGCCTTTTGTTAAAATCGAAAGTTTGTAAGGGTAACATTTAATCTATTCCTATAGGAACAAATATCTACATATTATAACACAAAACATAAGATAAAAGCAAGTTGCATTGTAGCTAAACAGATAATGTTATAGATCAGAAGTTGCGAAAATTACCTGGTGTAGCAATActgtttttgttattattatgcctgtatttgtaaataatgattctggaaattagaacgttagcttataaacgtaaatataaataaaacagaaattaattcgagcccagtgaattcacagtgtttccttaaggaatttaatcccctcctagtacccaaggttatggattatttcctcccaggatagaaagaattacacactggtgtagcggtacttcaaaccccagtgtttcaatGAATACAAAGTTTGGCAGCAAATCACATTtacggatgctttgtttgtagtttaaacaatgcagaacaagggaggaaaactcagaagtcgaatggaaattctgagaggaaggaatgcaaattatagccaacgttgagttttcggtgaagagaagatcaatagCTCTCAATTCTGTTTCTAGTGTGTCTTCAACAAGCTGCTTGCACCATCTATTTATAGTGCAGTTAGCTGCTAAACACGGACCCGCTGCCACTCATTTAGTGGAGCACTTGGTCATGGTGGATGGAGCACCAGGCTGCTAACTAATGGAGCAATCACTTGCTATAATGGAGCAAGCATTTGGCAATGGTGGGAGACGCACAAATCCACGGATTGGAacatatccgttacaaacacggatattattacgttaatatttactattaacaaataaatttggtccaaaaaattaatcaatcaatcgattgatcgaagccgaagccgaagccaaaGCCGAAGCCGAAACCGAGCGATGACGATGCGAGGTTTGCCTTCTTCCTAACTttttaagagctacatgaagtgcatttgtatataaacccaccaaactccttttcctctaccaatgagggacaatgtctacctaaaaggagaggaaaacttaaaattttactcaaaatttttatttccctcaatttcccattcaccttctttttaatacctttctatattaaaaagaaactcaacagTTTTCACTTACCCCCGGAGCAAAGTTCACTCTCAAGAGCCTGGAAAATTAGAATTGAATAACCATTATACTCTAGCTTAATCGAGGAAACGTATGCGATAATTTACGGGAAAAATATGATATATTAGTATTACTTGAGGTAAATATCATGCGTGTATACAACTGAAGGTAAAAGCAGACAGTGTTGTTTTTGGATCTAAAACCCAAATcctttttctgtttctgttagTCTAATTTAAGAACATGGAAAGCAATTGTCTAGTTGGTATCAAGAACCTCAAGGACAGTAATTTAAAAACATGGAAAGCAATTGTCCAGTTGGCATCAAGAATCTCAAATTAGCAATATATATGTTATGCCTTTTAGTAGGAAGGGATCAATTCTCTATCTTCGCGCTAGTTGGAATTGAAGCCATGGTTATCTCTAATCTTATCATTTATTAGCTATTTGAGGGCAGGAATGAAAATACAATAAATCACAGAATCAAAGATGAAGTAACTTTTCTCTTGTTGGTGGGAGAAAAGACCTCCATCGGAAATATACCATGTGCCTTCTTTACCATCTCAAAGTAAAGAATCACAACTGacttttcctcttttatttttcctttcaCGATTTCAAGCTAAACACAAAGCTCTAGAAATTTATTctaaattcataaaataattcATTTCGTTGGTCAATCTATCGCACCATAAGTAGCGTGAATGATCGATCACAACGAAGCACCTACAAATATTTTTTCAGCGAATGGTGGTTCTTTAGACTTCTTCTAAGGTAACAATTTCAGCAATCAAACCAATTCAGTATAGTCGCAATCTCATCAGATATCAGAAAATACAATTTTGAGGAAAAAGAGAAACCTAGTTGTAGAATTATTGACATGCATATAAGCAATCAACAAAAAACTTCCCAAAAGATGGAGGGGTCCTAAATTTTATTCAAAATAGCAGATATGAAGACCAAATTTTGCAAGTAACCACTATAAATTAACTTTCACTATTCATCCCAAGACATAGCTAACACATGCAAGACATAGGATAACTCAGTCAAAATTAAGGAAGGCCAAATCCCAAAATTAGAAGATGAAAACTGGAACACATGAAGCATGAATGAAGCCACAAAAAGAGGAAGACAAAGAACAATCCTGCAAAAATCTAAATAGACAAATGCTGGAAAAAAATTAAGGGAACACCCCACTATTCCAACAAAATTACTGGAAAAAAGAAAGAGGAGAAAGCAGAAGTCACCTAAGCACAACAAAAATTAGAAGCAATATTTCATAAAAAATATCAATACTTAAAAGTCTAATGCATATTTTGCTGAAGATGGGTTTTTGTAAAGAAACATATTTCTCCATTCTTAGAATATGGTCCAAGGAGGGAAGATTCTATTTGACTACCTTTGACTCCAATTGCATGGGTTAATTATGCAGAAGATAATCAAACTTATAGTTTAATTGTAGGAAACTTATCAAACTAACTTTTCTGATATGTAAGTAACACTCCTGTTTACATTAATCATCTGTCACTGCCAAGATAGTATAttatatcaaaaaagaaaaaaaagtattaCTATTTAGATGTTAATCCTACCTAATTAAGAGATCGTACAAAGAAAATGCCTAACTCTTgacccatatttttctatggatcAACCCACAGAAATtcatctttaaaaaaataaaaatagcgaaAAACTATTCAGTGTAGCATAAATTTCACTATAAACAATAAAGATAATAGAATTTTCGGCAGAAAAAGAATTCCAGCTGCCATGCATGTAGGTAATCaacaaaaatagccaaaagctcAAGATGTCCTAAATTTTATTCTGAAACAGGAgacagaaatatgaaatttacAGATGCTAATCACTATAAATTAACTTCCATTATTCATCTCAATGAGCTCACACATGCAAGACATAGGATAAGTCAGTCAAAATCAGAAAAGACCAAGTCTTAAAATTAGACACTGAAAAATGAAATGcaaaaaacataaagaaataaaaaaaaaaaggaaagaggaaAACCAAGAGGAATCCATTATAAATAGAAACAAATACATGACGAAAAAATTAGGGAAAACAGCTCATTGTTCCCGAAAAATTAAACCATAAAAGAAAGATGAGGAAGAAAAGAATCCAGCCAAAATTTTAAGCAAGGAAATAAAAGTATAAGAAGGTTTGAAGAAGGTTGGGAGAGTCATACCTTTTTCCagtgaagaagatgaagtttCTGGACATTAGACAatgaaaaaatataaaagaaaggCAATAAACGATAAAGTAAAAGGTGGAGCACGTGGAGAACAAAAGGACCTATGTGGTCCACTTTCAATGGGTGTTGTATTAATATAATGGGTCCAGATTCTAGAAATATCCATGTACTAAAACACCCTTAGTCATCCAAGGAACCTTTGCTTATTAATATGTTAATATTTTAAAGGTGAGGTTTCTCACTCTTCATGTATCTCTAGAGGCTAAGTGTCACCCCCCAAACTTGGAGAGACGTGGCCAGCACCTGATGCCATACTCGACCCGAACGTACCACTTTGTAACTATGAGCTATGCAGGGATagccctcaacttaggccgattaGGCCTACCTGCAAGCTGAAAATACCAATCAAGGCCGACGAGGCCATAATTTGAATCATCTAAAAATAATGTCTTTCTCATCTGAGAGGTAAAATATACCTAAAAGATCATATACATAATTGTGCAGGACGAGAAGCCTCCATGAACGTCTACAACCAGCCATACCAAACTGAACATTTACGCAGGGTTGGAAAGGCCATAATACTGATATACCAAATATACAAGACGCGTCTACAAGCATCTAGAGATAACTTAACTGTATCATGGttgggacagggcctcgacctacccatcaaacttgtatatataaaatggactccaaggtctagacatGGTAAttccgaggaagtggagcttaccaaccaagctgatgtctGACTCTGTCTACTGGAAAGGTCTATCCAGCtttctatcaggacctgcaggcatgaaatgaaGCGTCCATAGCAAAAGGGACGTCTGTATGAATTAATGTATCGAGTGTGTAACGCAGTACAataactgaaagctaaaactaaactgataatataataactgaaagtaactggtagtcaaagatgatctgaagatatgcttatctgctgatactgactcaactctctcaatatagtaagtaaataGTTGTCCAGCCCTATAAGGATCGGTACGTGTAACTGCTCTACTatagtaggctcactcataggtgcttggccatactaggctcGGTATCTCGGCCATTCTGGGCTCGGTCTTAGGAGCTCGgacacagtaggctcggtatttAACTTACCAGTCGATCATAGGTTGCCCAATAAAAGTCTGCACACCATTTATAGCtagatggtggtgaaaatactataatGCTATATATATAGACCATCTTCCATCTTGACTGAAAGAAAATAATACTTAACTGACTATAAAGCCCCGATAAGGGATAATATGAAAACTTATGAGATTAGGATAATATACATAAATTCAGCAGtacgaacttctctttatgtctcgttaccAAACGCATGTAGTTacaggatcatgccaaaataaatgaaagttgtagccttaacataccttatcacaatcttttCAATAACCACGTTGAACTCGTCTCGTTTTActttaatctacaacaacgataATAAGGTTATTGTTAAGCTACGAAAGATGCAACTACTCTACATcgaacgacaagcttattttatattaaaacgggcagcatctcccctatttTCATTACTTTCCCAAGTTCATCAACTAACAAGAACCCATATAACCTTCAACTATATACTTTCAGCACCACAACACAAATCAATCTACACAACAATAAGTGCATAAACATCACCGACGAAACTACTATTTAACATAACGAGCGACAAGCTCAGATTGAATCCATTTTGAACCCTTTAACCCCAAAGCCATTCATTCATTAACTTAACAATATATCCAGCATAATATTAGTACAATGGGAGGACTTCTAATCTCATATTCATCTCCTAATTCACCCTCAAACAACCCAGTAATCCAAGAACAACAACAAATTTAACTTTTCATTGTTATATTGTCCTTTCTCTTTATATTCTCAGTACTAGAAGCAAGTTCGACATGTAGAATATATATTAATAACAATAACATCATAAAAAGTCAGTTTTCAAGGTTTCCGACCATTTAAAGTTCATGGAAACAACCTTTCCAAAACAATCCATTAAGAACAATAATATCTCAAACTATTTCAAGTCTCCTCTTATAGTGTCTTGCTCAAATAATGCAACCAACATACAAATAACTTCAAACACAtgtagtaggttgttatactcatcTTAAGAAGTAGTAACAACTTGAAATTTCAGCTAAAACACAGTTCACaactatcctcaatgacaacacaacctcaagaggtattgttcttcactagaactaactttTAATGGTAAAATATGGTATACTCACTTGTATTCCCCTTAAAACACTTATGGTATCTATTCAGGAGGGTTAGGAGGTGTGCAGGAATGAAGCGGGGTCGAAAAATGAGAAATGAAGGTCGTCCAAATCGTTTTTAAAGTAAAGTAGGCCGACCACCGCCTAAATGGGTCCCAATGGAAGTTGCTTGCGCAGTCTTGCGAAAATGTGAATATCTTGCTACTCCAATGTTGTATCGACAAATGCtttaatgcattagaaactagactcgtagatcttcaatttggtaggcaGATCATCCTGTAATTCCAGGTATATTGGAGAAAAGCTTAGAtgcatttgacctaattttcagcacattatgaatgtaacttgtgataacTTTtgtcaacttttgttccacaactcgcttgacttcaaaatataATACACGACTAtaatacgactaaaataactcataacataaccctCTTTATAATGTTAAGCCCCAAGCCTTACCCTAAAAGTACAtattataacattcccaacttgtcgactttcgatgaaacttattctcttcaattcgtttagcttctaagcctttcaaccctcttggtacttgttattcatgatcttaaatatttgtaatttCCACGGTAACATggttaacttactttatgtactttcaaagatga contains:
- the LOC104234779 gene encoding uncharacterized protein, with translation MSSNKRKTDQDQIDHTTCHPYLCAKNSERNLRRRIAYKKMTPDKKATLLERCRTEYAAKKCRLSEISSANPSDQSHSSSESQRMIPGQAATFPEWTHLNTCGVLEYQPAIQLSFRSKTGSEL